TCCATCTTTCGGTCGATGGATTCGATCGTGCAGGCGACCTGTGCGGTGTGGGCGTGGAAGACCGGCGTGTACCCCGCGGTGATGACCGAGGGATGTTGCATGACGACGATCTGGGCCTGGAACGTTTCGGCGACGCTTGGCGGCTCGTCCGCCGGACCGCAGACGTCACCGCGGCGGATGTCGTCCTTGCCGATGCCGCGGACGTTGAAGCCGACGTTGTCGCCGGGTCTGGCCTCTGGAACCTCCTCGTGGTGCATCTCGATCGTCTTGACCTCGCCGCTGACGTCGCTCGGCTGGAACGAGACGGAGTCGCCGACGTTCATGATGCCGGTTTCGATGCGGCCGACGGGAACGGTGCCAATACCCGAAATCGTGTAGACGTCCTGAATCGGCAGCCGAAGTGGCGCGTCAGTCGGTGGTTCGGGCTCTGGCAGGTCGTTTAGTGCCTCGAGAAGGATCTCGCCGTCATACCAGTCCGTGTTCTCCGAGTGCTCGGCGACGTTGTCCCCCTCGAACGCCGAAACAGGAATGAACGAGGCGTCTTCGGTGTTGAACTGGACCTGGTTGAGCAGCTGCGTGACTTCGTCGACGACCTCATCGTACGTCGATTCCTTGTAGTCGACGATGTCCATCTTGTTGACGGCGACGATGAGTTCGTCGATGCCCAGCGTGCGTGCGAGGAAGACGTGTTCCTGCGTCTGCGGCGCGACGCCGTCGTCCGCTGCGACGACGAGGACAGCGTGATCAGCCTGGCTCGCGCCCGTAATCATGTTCTTCACGAAGTCGCGGTGGCCCGGCGTGTCGACGATAGTGAAGTCGTACGCGTCGGTCGAGAACTCCTGGTGGGCGATGTCGATGGTGACGCCGCGCTCGCGCTCCTCGGAGAGATTGTCCATGACGTAGGCGAACTCGAAGCCGCCTTTCCCCTTCTCCTCGGCCTCCTCGCGGTGCTGTTCGATGACGTGCTCGGGGACGCTCCCCGTCTCGTAGAGGAGTCGCCCGACGAGCGTGCTCTTGCCGTGGTCGACGTGGCCAATGATGGCCAGGTTCTGGTGTTGACTGGTGTCGCTCATAGTGATGTGTTCCCCTAGCAATGGTACTCGCGTTTGCGCCTAAACCCTTGTTCTCCCTGGGCTGAACCGTTCAACACTCACAATTGTCGCTACCGATGACTCGTCCGGGCCGGGTCGTCGTTCGCTCCGAGACCGCTTGCGCTCGTCCGGTGTATTCGCCAATAACGGTACCTCTTTTAGGCGCGCTCACCTCGGCTCGCGTATGACCACGCTCGGATTGGTGGTCGCGGAGTTCAACCGACCGATCACCGAGCAGATGGAGCAAGAGGCCAAAGCCACAGCGCAGGCTGCGGGTGCGACGATCTACGACACCGTTAGCGTCCCTGGTGTCTACGACGCCCCACTCGCGGCGGACCGACTCGCCCGACGGTCGGACGTCGACGCCGTCGCTGTCATCGGCACCGTCATCACCGGCGATACCAACCACGACCAGGTTATCACCGATGCGACCGCCCAGCAACTCGCAGACGTCAGTCTCGAGCGTGATACCCCGGTTACACTCGGCGTCACCGGCCCCGGTATGTCCGCGGCCGAAGCGCGCGAGCGCATCGAGAACGCGGGCAAGGCAGTCGAGGGCGCGATCGACCTCGTCGACGAACTGCCCGCAGCCGACCCGGATGCGACGGCCGACTAGCAAGCTCACCACGTACGACTCGCCACGTACACCCACAATCATAATCACAATCAACCCCAATCCAAACCCCAACCCATGACCATGGAATTCACCGACCGCGTAACCCGAGTCGAACCGTCAGCAACCCTCGCCATCTCCGCGCTCGCAACCGAACTCGAGCAGGAGGGCGCGGACGTCGTCGACCTCTCCGTCGGCGAACCTGACTTCCCGACGCCGCAGAACATCGTCGACGCCGGCCAGGACGCCATGGACGCCGGCCACACCGGCTACACCACCTCCGCCGGCATCCTCAAACTCCGCGAGGCCATCTCCGAGAAACTCGCAGCAGACGGCCTCGACCACGGCCCAGAAGAGATCATCGTCACCCCTGGCGCGAAGCAGGCGCTCTACGAAATCATCCAGGCACTCGTCCAGGACGGCGACGAAGTCGCGCTGCTCGACCCCGCGTGGGTCTCCTACGAAGCGATGGTCAAGATGGCCGGCGGCGACCTCACCCGCGTCGACCTCTCCGAGACGGAGTTCCAGCTCGAGCCCGCACTCGACGACCTCGAAGCCGCCGTCTCTGACGAGACCGAACTGCTGATCGTTAACTCGCCATCGAACCCGACCGGTGCCGTCTACACCGACGCCGCACTCGAGGGCGTCCGTGATCTGGCTGTCGAACACGACATCACGGTCATCTCGGACGAAATCTACAAGGAGATTACCTACGGCGTCGAACCGACGAGTCTCGGGACACTCGAGGGCATGGCCGAGCGCACGATCACCGTCAACGGCTTCTCGAAGGCCTACTCGATGACCGGCTGGCGGCTCGGTTACTTCGCTGGTCCCAAAGACCTGATCGACCAGGCCGGCAAACTCCACAGCCACTCGGTCTCCTCGGCTGTCAACTTCGTCCAGCACGCCGGTGTGGAAGCGCTAGAGAACACCGACGACGCAGTCGCCGACATGGTCGAGGCCTTCGGCGAGCGCCGCGAACTCGTCATCGACCTGCTCGACGACCACGGCGTCGACGTCGCAGTTCCGGACGGCGCGTTCTACATGATGCTCCCCGTAGCAGACGACGATCAGGCCTGGTGTGAAGGTGCGATCGAGGACGCCCACGTCGCAACGGTCCCCGGCAGCGCGTTCGGGACACCTGGCTACGCGCGAATCTCGTACGCCGCGAGCGAGGAGCGACTCGAGGAGGGTATCGAGCGGCTGGCTGAGGAAGGCTACCTGTAACGTACCGCTCACCGCTCGCGCCATTTGCTGCCGTTCGAACACTGCATAGTGGTGGTTCCTCGATTTTATACGTGATACCGCGGCCAAACGCGGCATGGACTGCCCAACCTGCGGGAACTCGCTCAGTACCGAA
The DNA window shown above is from Natrialba magadii ATCC 43099 and carries:
- the ribH gene encoding 6,7-dimethyl-8-ribityllumazine synthase, coding for MTTLGLVVAEFNRPITEQMEQEAKATAQAAGATIYDTVSVPGVYDAPLAADRLARRSDVDAVAVIGTVITGDTNHDQVITDATAQQLADVSLERDTPVTLGVTGPGMSAAEARERIENAGKAVEGAIDLVDELPAADPDATAD
- the tuf gene encoding translation elongation factor EF-1 subunit alpha, whose protein sequence is MSDTSQHQNLAIIGHVDHGKSTLVGRLLYETGSVPEHVIEQHREEAEEKGKGGFEFAYVMDNLSEERERGVTIDIAHQEFSTDAYDFTIVDTPGHRDFVKNMITGASQADHAVLVVAADDGVAPQTQEHVFLARTLGIDELIVAVNKMDIVDYKESTYDEVVDEVTQLLNQVQFNTEDASFIPVSAFEGDNVAEHSENTDWYDGEILLEALNDLPEPEPPTDAPLRLPIQDVYTISGIGTVPVGRIETGIMNVGDSVSFQPSDVSGEVKTIEMHHEEVPEARPGDNVGFNVRGIGKDDIRRGDVCGPADEPPSVAETFQAQIVVMQHPSVITAGYTPVFHAHTAQVACTIESIDRKMDPSSGEVADEDPDYIQSGDAAVVTIRPQKPLSIEPSGDIPELGSFAIRDMGQTIAAGKVLEVHERS
- a CDS encoding pyridoxal phosphate-dependent aminotransferase, translated to MTMEFTDRVTRVEPSATLAISALATELEQEGADVVDLSVGEPDFPTPQNIVDAGQDAMDAGHTGYTTSAGILKLREAISEKLAADGLDHGPEEIIVTPGAKQALYEIIQALVQDGDEVALLDPAWVSYEAMVKMAGGDLTRVDLSETEFQLEPALDDLEAAVSDETELLIVNSPSNPTGAVYTDAALEGVRDLAVEHDITVISDEIYKEITYGVEPTSLGTLEGMAERTITVNGFSKAYSMTGWRLGYFAGPKDLIDQAGKLHSHSVSSAVNFVQHAGVEALENTDDAVADMVEAFGERRELVIDLLDDHGVDVAVPDGAFYMMLPVADDDQAWCEGAIEDAHVATVPGSAFGTPGYARISYAASEERLEEGIERLAEEGYL